The segment GTGGTGCCGATTATGTTGGCATAGGACCGATTTTCGAAACGACTTCTAAGCTAGATGCGAAAAATGCGGCAGGTGTTACGTTTTTAACGCAAGCAAGAGAGGCATATCCATCATATCCAATTGTAGCAATTGGTGGGATTACGACGGGGGATGCTCCCGAAGTTCGCGCGGCAGGAGCTGATGGAGTAGCTGTGATTTCGGTTATTTGTCAAAGCACCAACATAATGGCGACGGTGAAAGCATTGAAGAATCATTCGATAAGTTTAAATTTGAATTAATAGTTATATTTTGAATGCATAAGTTTAAGAAGCGTTTTCGTCATGTATGATGAAAACGCTTCTTATTTTTTTAGCGTATTAATTAGGTCACAGTAAATTGTAAGCGATATAATTAAGCGAATGTATTAGTAGGTAGGAGGAATAGAATGTTAAAAAAAGCTACTTTAGAAGATATTACAACCGTTGCAGAACTTGCGGTTGCGTTATGGCCAGATAATGATATGGCGGAATTGGCTGAAGAAATGAAAACAATCATTATGCAGTCAGATGCAATGATTATGTTAGCCTATAACGAACGAAAAGCGATTGGTTTTGCGCAATGTCAAATCCGCAATGATTACGTGGAAGGTACAAGTACAAGCCCAGTTGGTTATTTAGAAGGTGTTTATGTAAAAGATGCATTCCGCAAACAAGGGCTAGCAAGAAAATTAATCGTTGCTTGTGAGCAATGGGCAAAAGGACAAGGGTGTAGTGAATTTGCGAGTGACTGTGAACTGCACAATGAAGAAAGTCTCGCGATGCATATTCGTTTAGGATTTATAGAAGCGAACCGCATTATTTGTTTTACTAAACAACTTTAAAATTTCATATCTTCCCCTGTATAAACGGAGTGTGTTAAGCCTTTATACAGGGGTTTTTATTTTTATGAATCTGATTTGAAATGGAAATTCACCCTAAATTATGGTGATAATATAAAGTAATTGGAAAAAAGTTGAATCGAAATCCAAAAACTCGGAGTCTAATAGGTGAAAGGGGGCGGCGCGTATCGTAATGATCCATACAAGTTTAGTTGAAAAAGCACAGCAAGGGGACGAGCAATCCTTTTATGAACTCATCGAACCTTTGCAAAATCAACTTTACCGAATCGCGTATGTGTATGTCCAAAATGAAGATGATGCTGTTGATATATTTCAACAATCGGTGATCCGTGCATATGAAGCATTACCAAAATTAAAGGAACCGCAATACTTCACAACTTGGATGACCCGCATCGTTATTAATTGCAGTAAAACATACATAGAGAAAACAAAGCATACACAATTAACCGAGCCGCAACAATTTGACTCATATGCAGCGGTTGAGCAATCTTCTAATGTCGAGGAAGGAATTGATTTGTGGCAAGCATTATCCCAATTAGAAGAAAAATATAAAACTGCTTTGCTGCTTCGTTTTTATCAAGATTATACAGTGAAAGAAATTTCATTAATTTTAGAACTGCCTGAAGGTACGGTGAAAACAAATATTCGCAGGGGGTTACAGCGTTTGCGACAATTATTAAAGGGGGCTTACATAGATGAATGGGTTCAATCCGTTGAAGGAAATCATTGAAAAAATTCCAGTTCCACAATCGAGGTTAACAGAAGTTTTGCGTATTGAAGGCATGTCGAAAGTGTTTAAGCAAAAGGAACATAAAGTCAATGCGTTGAGAAATGTCCATTGCACCATTTATCAAGGGGAAATGGTTGCCATTATGGGAACAAGCGGCTCAGGGAAAAGTACGCTCCTTAATATGATTAGCGCAATTGATGAACCGACTGAAGGTACACTCTTTTTATTTGGTGAAGAAGCGAATGCCATTTATAAAGAGCCGCGCGCATCCAATTTCCGCAAAGAAAATATCGGTTTTATTTTTCAGTCGTTTCATTTATTAAAAGATTTAAATGTCGAGGACAATATTGCACTACCGCTTATATTAAATGATATTCCGAGTAAGGAAATTAAAGTGCGGGTTGAGGAAACGATGCAACAATTGGGCATTTACAATTGGCGCAAGCATCGTCCACATGAACTATCAGGAGGGCAAAAGCAACGGGTAGCGATTGCACGCGCCATTATTACGAAGCCACCAATTTTACTTGCAGATGAGCCAACTGGTGCGCTCGATGTGAATACAACGGACGATATTTTGCGCTTGCTTGTTGATATTCAAAGCGCTGGGCAAACGATTTTACTCGTAACACATGATCCGTATGTTGCGACGTATGCGAATCGCGTGCTGTTTTTCCATGACGGTGCCATTGTGGATTCCTATCAAAATGAACAAACAGAGGCTGATTTAGATGCGATTCTTGCTAAATTTAAGGTTGTATCAAGAGGTGAACATTAATGTTTAACTTAAAAGCAATTGCCTTTAAATTATTTCGCGCGGCGACAACGCAAATCGTCACAAGTATAAGTATTATTGCCGTTTCGGTGTGCTTAATTATGACGATGTCGATGTATATTTGGAATGGTAAAGCGCAAATGGAAGAGGAAATGCAAGCGTTACTTGGCGATGCAGAAATGTTCGTTGGCTATAATCCCGATCAAGAACAATGGGTGACTGCCGACCAAGTTGCTGCGATAGAAATGATGGAAGGTGTAACAGGTGTATCACCTATACTGTTAGCGCATACGAATGTGGAGGGACAATTGCCGTTTGTTTATACGGTCGGAGTGGAAGATGATGCACTCGTAAAAAGTCGTTATAATTTTGAAGAAAATATACAGGCAAATGAAGTCGTCATTTCTCAAAAAATCGCCAAGCTTTTCAAGAAAGAAGTAGGCGACACAATCGACATTGAATTCGAGCCGTATATCGTGAAAGAAATATTAACACCGCTACCTGGTGGCTCGGAAGTGGAAATGGCCATCTTTGCAAATAATACAGTAAAAAAGTGGTTGTCGGCAACGGAACAGGATGTCGGCAAATATGCACTGATTGATCTGCATAAAAGTGCTTCACCTGAATATATTACAGAGCTCTTAACGAATTTAGATAGCGAGCTACGCATTGATATCGTCAATGAATACGATTTCGTTAAAAGGAATTTTCAAGCTTTAGCGATTTTCATGATTGTGTTATCGGTTTTTGTATTGTTAATTACGTCGGTATTATTAATGTCGACATTCCAGCTCGTGTTATTTAAATTAAAGGAACAGCTCACGGTATTACGTGCGCTCGGTGCGACGACAAAACAAGTGGGGCAAATTGTACAAGCGCAACTCATGGCGATTTTATCGATTGGCTTAGCATTTGGGGTTCTATTTAGTTTAGCTGTCATTAAATTATGGCTGCCATTTCTTGTGGATAAAATGCAATTACCCCCAGCACGAACGGAATTTCCGATTTGGTTAGCGCTCGTCATTGCAGCTGCTCTTTTTGTTGTCCTGTTTGGAATTATACAAAGACAAGTGCAAAAAAGCATGCGTTTATTGCCATTGCAAATTATGACGGACAATCATGATACGGAATTGCGCTTTACAAAGGGAAAACTTTTCGTAATTGGAAGCGTCGCAGTTATCGCGTTACTTTGCATTTTAACGGGGCTCGTTGGAGGGAATTCTGGGGAAAGTGCACTACAAATATTGATTGGTAGCATACTCATCACGTTAATTATTTTGTATTTGATGCCGTATTTATTCAGTATGCTATTAAAAGTTGGGTTACAGCCAGTAAGAATGCTATTCGGTAAAGAGGCGTATTTAGCATGTCAGCAATTAATGCCGCAAGTTCGAAAAAATATGCCGATTGTATTAAGCATTATTGGATTGATGGTCATCCTTATTTTTGGCACGACGTTGTTTAAAAGTACAAAAGAGAATGAGAAGGATTATATTGCTTATTTATACGAAGCCCCTGTAGCAATCAAAAATGATTTATCGGATCCGACGTTTACGAATGATATTGTAAAGGAAATTGAAGCGTTACCTTCAGTTGACTA is part of the Solibacillus sp. FSL K6-1523 genome and harbors:
- the aac(6') gene encoding aminoglycoside 6'-N-acetyltransferase, whose product is MLKKATLEDITTVAELAVALWPDNDMAELAEEMKTIIMQSDAMIMLAYNERKAIGFAQCQIRNDYVEGTSTSPVGYLEGVYVKDAFRKQGLARKLIVACEQWAKGQGCSEFASDCELHNEESLAMHIRLGFIEANRIICFTKQL
- a CDS encoding ABC transporter ATP-binding protein, whose translation is MSKVFKQKEHKVNALRNVHCTIYQGEMVAIMGTSGSGKSTLLNMISAIDEPTEGTLFLFGEEANAIYKEPRASNFRKENIGFIFQSFHLLKDLNVEDNIALPLILNDIPSKEIKVRVEETMQQLGIYNWRKHRPHELSGGQKQRVAIARAIITKPPILLADEPTGALDVNTTDDILRLLVDIQSAGQTILLVTHDPYVATYANRVLFFHDGAIVDSYQNEQTEADLDAILAKFKVVSRGEH
- a CDS encoding ABC transporter permease, which encodes MFNLKAIAFKLFRAATTQIVTSISIIAVSVCLIMTMSMYIWNGKAQMEEEMQALLGDAEMFVGYNPDQEQWVTADQVAAIEMMEGVTGVSPILLAHTNVEGQLPFVYTVGVEDDALVKSRYNFEENIQANEVVISQKIAKLFKKEVGDTIDIEFEPYIVKEILTPLPGGSEVEMAIFANNTVKKWLSATEQDVGKYALIDLHKSASPEYITELLTNLDSELRIDIVNEYDFVKRNFQALAIFMIVLSVFVLLITSVLLMSTFQLVLFKLKEQLTVLRALGATTKQVGQIVQAQLMAILSIGLAFGVLFSLAVIKLWLPFLVDKMQLPPARTEFPIWLALVIAAALFVVLFGIIQRQVQKSMRLLPLQIMTDNHDTELRFTKGKLFVIGSVAVIALLCILTGLVGGNSGESALQILIGSILITLIILYLMPYLFSMLLKVGLQPVRMLFGKEAYLACQQLMPQVRKNMPIVLSIIGLMVILIFGTTLFKSTKENEKDYIAYLYEAPVAIKNDLSDPTFTNDIVKEIEALPSVDYAYARSSYASSELYLNGGWNSITSQAVDMEQLIERGEIPEIAGSVDEGIIVTTDFAKSEGIAIGDEIPLGVYNFDLQQVEEIAPSKVVGIIEPKNTHSDVYFDWSSEIVQLPPSIHLRDIMVQTSDIEQTLSELSFLHERWPALAFSDYDTYTAEIEQVYYQRWSLLMGVLIVLVVATCLGVIQTLLHTVYGKRTDYAIQRLIGLTPNGLMKLILSQVLSFVLYGLAVGTLIGLAFTKLLALVDQGSPILFDFRILLGVSAFFLFAVIVIFSVQGYWISRKTLANELVE
- a CDS encoding sigma-70 family RNA polymerase sigma factor, with protein sequence MIHTSLVEKAQQGDEQSFYELIEPLQNQLYRIAYVYVQNEDDAVDIFQQSVIRAYEALPKLKEPQYFTTWMTRIVINCSKTYIEKTKHTQLTEPQQFDSYAAVEQSSNVEEGIDLWQALSQLEEKYKTALLLRFYQDYTVKEISLILELPEGTVKTNIRRGLQRLRQLLKGAYIDEWVQSVEGNH